The nucleotide sequence ttactaaaaaagatAACCGATTATTATATTTGCCACTACTTAACAGTCAGTAGCTGTAAATTCTTTCTATTCTGATACTTCCAAATATATTATGCACTTAACTGTGTTTTTCCCATTAGAATTTAAGTTCATGACAGGAGTGTGATTAGAGCATTTTATAAAGGGGAAAACAAGTGGTTCTCTACCCAGATGTCCCTTAGAACCAActggaaagctttaaaaaaataagtatctgGCCCCACCCTCAGAGATTCTCATCTAACTTGATACAGAATGGGACTCATATACTAATAGTTTTTAAAGCTCTGCAGGGGTTCTAACGTGCGGCTAAGGCTGAGAATCACTGACTCAACCCATTTTGAAAtaccaagaaaataaatggaaattgagTAGTTTATAATTTACAAATCAAACACCTATTatatacttactatgtgcctaGTTATGTTCATGagtcatacatttatttataaaatgacacCTCCCTTCATCTCACTATATACGAGACCAGTACTGTACATCTCTGCCACCAAATGACCGAATTTTTCTATGGTCGAGATTTAAAATTCTGGGatatactctgaaaactgcaTTAACGAAAACAAACTACTGCTACTCATGCTCAACAGTAGCAAGCAAACTACTGTATTTGGCTCCTTTAAGCTAtccttattttaagaattataaataagTGCCAACCCACACAAAGAACAGATTGTGGATTactgtagaagagaaaaaaaatagcttactCAACTTACTAAGTTTCAACACCAAAAAAGACTGAACTTGGCTGAAAGTTCTGAAACAGCGGAGATACTGAACCAGGAAGCTATAATTTATAATGATATGTTGACACGCCCTTGCAAGCTACTACAGCTGTAGCTATACTAAAAATAAGATTTCGTCAGGATTTACTTACCCTGTAATGCAAGAATACAAGCAtaatattactgtttttatatGCACCAATATCTCTCTTTAATATGTAAAGCTCTACAACAAATACCTCTAATAActttacaattaaattaaaatagattcATAATTCTACTCTACTTTGgtctcaacattttaaaaacatcaattaattttgaaaatacacaaTTTAACAACATGATCCTACCAATACAAGCACGTTTTGTAATGGACTAAAGACACATTCGACCATGCAATCCAGTGTTCAATACCTAAATGATAAATAACAATGTTGATTGACTTTTATTCTGAAAATCATTGAAAACTGGAATAATCTTGTAAGACTCACAGTGCTCAAAAACATGCAGGAAAAGGTATACATTTCTATTCTTCCTGAAGGAATGTTACAAAATGCCCACTTTTTACACAGGGTCAGTAATTAGGctaaattccttatatatttcaaCCCATTATCTTCTTTTTAGCATCTGTcacataaaattcttaaaaattgtaCAAATATTCCTGTAAATTGTGACTGAAAATGAACCTCAACTCTTAATTTCCACCTTTAAAAAGACCTCAGTCACAGTCCTACACTAGTAGCTGCCTTTCAGTAAGAGTGACATCCAGTGGACAAATGAAAGTATCTCTCAGAATTCCCATCATTTCAAAGATCACATCTCTAAATTCAACCATTTCAATATGAATGAGTTCCTACTCATTTTGACTAAGAGCTTGCAGATTCTTATGAATATATCACCTCATAATTTctctatattttaagtatatcCTTCTATCTTCTTCCTATCTAAAATCAACTCTTTAAGGTGAGCTAGTACAGAGTGTGTAACTCTTGAGGCTAGTGAGGTTAAAGGTATTACTTTTTCGTCTTTGCTTCTGCTACTTCCCAACACAATCTAACTGGCTCATCCCTAGGAATGGAAAAACCAAAATATAAGaactatatttaaataagaatgaatagcattaaaaaaatttgcaaaaaaatgaaacctgaACCTGTTTTTGCATTTGTAATCTATGATATATTGTTGAACATAAAAAGATGTAATCAGTAATGCCAACAATCAAATTACATCCTCTTGCCTCACTGCTCAAATATtatgaaagaatatatattttagcaATGATTGTTTCagtgtttaaaaacttttataaatcagtataaatgaatattcattatacattatgtttaaataaaagtaaaaaatttccACTGTTGAGTTATGATTTACcattgattatatatattatgcatgTGTTCAAAGTACAAAATGCAGCAGTGGTGTTAACACTGATAGTGTAATGAACTGCTGTAGCTGAGACTGTTATGTTTAATTTCTTGGAAAACCGTAAAGAACttttacaggttaaaaaaaatagagtaagcaaaaaaagaattggagaattgttatttttaaataagcagccaaatgaagaaaacttttttttctaaaaaaagattgagaatgtaaaagtacattttaatattaaaaaagcagttttaaaaatctataacaaCTTTATGACAAAATCTGCATTTGAAAAAGGCCTGTAAAAACAGCAGGACAGAATTGCCCTCATCACCTTTCACTTTTTCTTGTCAGAAAAAAGTGTATGCATCTCTGGAACCATAAACGATGTTAAAATAGGTGTTTATAAAATGGCAAGAAGGATCTCATGggaagtttctgtttgttttttacaatcATTGGCACTGCGGCCATCAGTAGGTCACAAGTAAAACTTTTCTAGCTAAAAGCAAAATGGAATATAAAGTTCTGAATTGCATTAGGTCTGTTGCCTGCGTTTTGCTGACCTCATTTTTTCAAAGCGCGACTCCATCTCTTCGAGGACCTTGGGTGTGTACCGTACTACTAACTTAACCTTTCCTTGAGCTGCTTTCAGCAGTTCCACAGCTTTTTCGTGATGTTCTCCTTCAACACTCTGGGGaaaaacagacatatacacaATTAGTATCCAGGTTTTGTAAGCAGCTCAAaatgcaaaaatgtttaaaaaacataaaagtaaaaagaattttaatgttgTATCATCACAACACTATAAGCCTACAAAATAACCTGGTTCTATCATTTTAATCGGTGTGAAATCCTCTgccaaatcaaatccagcaactGGGTTTTAAGTTCCAAATAATTGTTCCCGATACCAATATATATGCCCTATTACCTCACTAGGTCCCAAGTAAATTAAGCAGCTGGCATTCTGTACGAAAATGAGGGCGGACTTCTCTAATTTAATGTACTGCCGTAACTACTAAAGAGCTTAATTACTTCATAAAAATCACACTAAGCGTTGCTAATTTACAttggaaaagaagcaaaacacacttaaagtgctttaaaaagtATCACTGTACTAAATAGTACGGCCCAGGATTCCCTCAAGGGATTTCTAAACTACAAAGCGGCTTTGGTTTTCCCCTCAACATCTTTGGTTTCTGTAACTCAAATATACCCCCATGTGGTTACAATGCATTACTACAAGTACAAATAAAATTCATCCATACCACTCCATTAACAGAAAGAAGTTGATCTCCTCGCTTGAGACCCCCATGTCTATCAGCAATTCCACCTGGAATTATTCGAGAGATATAGATTGGAGAGTTTTGTTCTTTGCCTCCCATAATATTGAATCCAAGGCCTTCTTCTGTTTTTGGTAGTTCAACAACTCGAGGGTGAGAATGTCCTTCGCTGGCAGCAAATGCAGCGACAGTAGCCTCGAAAAGAATTTCACATAGTTACAAATATGATCTTTGTTTGCTTCagttcttttgtctcttttaaaactacttttgaGGTACACGCTTTTGATGTTTGAATGCTCACAAGTTCACTGGCAGTTTGAAAGAGAAGGTAAGCTGAGTGGATGGGGTAATGATGACCAGAAAGCATACCCTGGGCCTACGCAGGAGGTGTTAAGACTGTTCAGGCCACTCAGTCCACCCAGTACCCAGAACTTCTCTGCAGCAACTGGCGTGCGGGCTTGCTTGGCAGATGAACACTGGTGCATGTTACAGAGAAAACCCCTTCCCTGGCATGCCAGCAGCCCTGGGCTTTGGGATGGATAACCTGGCTCCTTTAGGAGTCTGTGCAAGGCACAACCTATCTACATAATAACCTGTAAGGAGGTAGGTGTCCTTATATGCAATCATTTGGGCTGCTGTTACTATCTGTACTATATACTAAATaactaattaaagaaataattcaataTTGAGAAAAAGAGGGATACATATAACCAACGTGAACTTTTTTTGTTGCTTTAGTCAACTACCCAGTCACTCCTAAAACCCCacagaagatgaaaacagagtcacatcacatcttctttaaaacttccaaatttagaCTAACCTACACTAATTCTAACACAAAGTTgagatttttgggttttttctgcttttaaaagcaGGTAATTAAGTAATCTGGTACCATTTTTCATAAATAGATCAAGGTGCATGAGCAaaaatgggaaggggcagaggaaggaaatcaAGATTTGTTGAATACCATTAGGTTCCAAGCTCTGAAAGaagccccattttacaaatagaaCTAAGGCTCAGAAATTCAGGAAGTCGTGAGGTCATGTAACTCTAGAATTTCAAGCCAAGTTTCCatgtcttttttatattcttccaAACTATACTCACATGTTTAAGTGTTTACATTCAACAGAGAatccagtattttcttttatggatcggTAATTATCAAGGCAAAATTACCTACTAATGACTAATTCTAGTATAAGTCACTTACTGCTGATACTAGTTTATTCAAACAAGATATGATGGACACTGAGGTCAATTCTGGAAATATTGGAGGAAACCACTGGTACAGAAAAGCACATAAAACTTGCCATATGCAGCTCTGAAGAGCTAACCTATTAGTGACATTACCCCTATATTTGCAGAGTTCaggcaaaggagaaaagcaaagagcAACCTAGGGGAGTACCCAGTTCTACCATTTACTATTTGTGTGATTTGAGAAAAATAACCTAATATAATGCTTCCTCACCAATAAAGTCAGGATAACATAtacctcagaatttttttttttttttttgaaatttacatgATATATGCATATCATatataacaaatatgtattacatgtatttttttttaatatttattcattttcagagacagagacatgcgggaggggcagagagcaaggaagagagagaattccaagcaggctcctgtcagggcagagcctaaggtggacttgaactcatgaactatgagatcatgacctgagtcaaaaccaagagttggacgcttaattgactgagccacccaggcgcaccaacaggtatattattatttgtgtgcaagtgtagttttttttaaacttttttaacatttatttattattgagagacagagcatgaacaggggaggggcagagagggagggagacacagaatccgaagcaggctccaggctctgagctgtcagcacagagcccgacgcggggcttgaactcacaaactgcgagatcatgacctgagcggaagtcggacatttaaccaacagagccacccaggcgcccctgcaagtgtatttttaatgcaTTATCTAAACTGCATGATAAAAGATCTCCTGTAAACCCAATAAAAAATGTCTTGTCTTAGTACTTGAGAAGTTTAGTGCGGCTCAAAAAATACTACATGTTAGTTTTCAAAATTAGCCTATCAAATATCTAGTAACTACACATTTTAAACCTTTcacttatgtttttttattttatttttgagagagcgagtgagagtaCGGGTACACAcgagtggggaaggtgcagagagagggagacagaa is from Neofelis nebulosa isolate mNeoNeb1 chromosome 10, mNeoNeb1.pri, whole genome shotgun sequence and encodes:
- the LIN7C gene encoding protein lin-7 homolog C, which translates into the protein MAALGEPVRLERDICRAIELLEKLQRSGEVPPQKLQALQRVLQSEFCNAVREVYEHVYETVDISSSPEVRANATAKATVAAFAASEGHSHPRVVELPKTEEGLGFNIMGGKEQNSPIYISRIIPGGIADRHGGLKRGDQLLSVNGVSVEGEHHEKAVELLKAAQGKVKLVVRYTPKVLEEMESRFEKMRSAKRRQQT